Proteins encoded within one genomic window of Nonomuraea gerenzanensis:
- a CDS encoding M28 family peptidase — protein MKRKALLAAVVAIATTATVVSPAHAAPPGAAKQASAQAADPASLAAAVADKAVSSQLDELTRGPDEAYSRVSVTPGASDMYYVAYERTYKGLPMVGGDAVVVTDAAGHVRDTVAASGPTTRGVPTRATITAGQATEVARTRLDRVDDTGEPRLVVLAWGERPRLTWEAVVSGVTGGKPSIQHVFVDARTGKIADSYDLVRAGTGNGYYNGQVTIGTSGSGSSYSMTDTTRPGIQCGGQNGSAYTGTDDAWGNGSGTNLETACVDALYGVQREWEMLRDWLGRNGINGSGRGFPARVGLNEVNAYWNGSYTNFGHNQANTAQATPIDVVAHEYGHAIFQTTPGGAGSGNENGGINEGTGDIFGALTEHYANNPNDPPDYLVGEEVNLVGQGPIRNMYNPGALGDPNCWSSSIPSTEVHAAAGPLNHWFYLLAEGNNPGGGKPSSPICSGGPSSVTGIGIQKAGKIFMGALSRKTSTWRYTNVRAASVAAVIELYGASSVECNTTKAAWSAVSVAAASGEPACGTPGNDFSLTLNPSSGSATPGQQVTATVNTQTTSGSAQTVSLSASGLPSGTTATFSPTSVTSGNSATLTLRTGSGTPQGTYPITVTGTGTTSHTATYTLTVGQGPNPGDPPDISLTNVKAHLAQFQSIATSNGGNRRSTGNGYLQSVSYLEDRLRAAGYTVVRQSCTTTYCSSGAGPNLIADWPGGDANQVIMSGAHLDSVAAGPGINDNASGSANLLEVALTLAQRNPTLAKHVRFGWWTDEEQGLNGSEYYVASLSAAERQRIQVYYNYDMTGSTNGGYFINNINTAGAAYLKEFYDRLSLQPEENVEGANRSDDASFRNAGIASSGVAAGASATKTSAQAAKWGGTAGRAYDPCYHASCDTTSNINDTVLDRAADAAMYAVWKQAVGGTPPTRDFSISANPASGTVQAGSAATSTIGTSTTAGTAQTVNLAASGLPTGATATFNPASVTSGGSSTLTISTAPTTPAGSYTVTVTGTGETATRTTTYALTVQGTSGGRTFTNNTDYPIYDFSNTQSSITSTATGTATTPVRLSITISHTCAEDLDIWLRGPNGTWYAVDRYGGTTCTPYGTRTFSVPVSQQAAGAWVLDIEDVYSGDTGYLDSWSITV, from the coding sequence GTGAAACGCAAAGCCTTACTCGCCGCAGTCGTGGCCATCGCCACGACTGCGACCGTGGTGTCACCCGCGCACGCCGCGCCTCCAGGGGCGGCCAAGCAGGCCAGCGCGCAGGCGGCCGATCCCGCCTCGCTCGCGGCGGCGGTCGCCGACAAGGCCGTCTCCAGCCAGCTCGACGAGCTCACCAGGGGTCCGGACGAGGCGTACAGCAGGGTCTCGGTGACACCGGGCGCGAGCGACATGTACTACGTGGCGTACGAGCGCACGTACAAGGGCCTGCCCATGGTCGGCGGCGACGCCGTCGTGGTCACCGACGCGGCGGGGCACGTCAGGGACACGGTGGCGGCGTCCGGGCCGACCACGCGGGGCGTGCCGACCAGGGCCACGATCACCGCCGGCCAGGCCACCGAGGTGGCGCGGACGCGGCTGGACCGGGTGGACGACACGGGCGAGCCGCGCCTGGTCGTGCTGGCCTGGGGCGAGCGTCCCCGGCTCACCTGGGAGGCCGTGGTCAGCGGCGTCACAGGGGGGAAGCCGAGCATCCAGCACGTGTTCGTGGACGCGCGCACCGGGAAGATCGCCGACTCCTACGACCTCGTCCGCGCGGGCACCGGCAACGGCTACTACAACGGCCAGGTGACGATCGGCACGAGCGGCTCCGGCAGCTCGTACTCGATGACCGACACCACCAGGCCGGGCATCCAGTGCGGCGGGCAGAACGGCAGCGCCTACACCGGCACGGACGACGCGTGGGGCAACGGCTCCGGCACCAACCTGGAGACCGCGTGCGTGGACGCGCTCTACGGCGTGCAGCGCGAGTGGGAGATGCTGCGCGACTGGCTGGGCCGCAACGGCATCAACGGCAGTGGCCGCGGCTTCCCCGCCCGGGTGGGCCTGAACGAGGTCAATGCCTACTGGAACGGCAGCTACACCAACTTCGGCCACAACCAGGCCAACACCGCCCAGGCCACCCCCATCGACGTGGTGGCGCACGAGTACGGCCACGCGATCTTCCAGACCACCCCGGGCGGCGCCGGCTCCGGCAACGAGAACGGCGGCATCAACGAGGGCACCGGCGACATCTTCGGCGCGCTCACCGAGCACTACGCCAACAACCCCAACGACCCGCCGGACTACCTGGTCGGCGAGGAGGTCAACCTGGTCGGGCAGGGCCCGATCCGCAACATGTACAACCCGGGCGCGCTCGGCGACCCGAACTGCTGGTCCTCCTCGATCCCGAGCACCGAGGTGCACGCGGCGGCCGGCCCGCTGAACCACTGGTTCTACCTGCTGGCCGAGGGCAACAACCCGGGCGGCGGCAAGCCGTCCAGCCCGATCTGCTCCGGCGGCCCCTCGTCGGTCACCGGCATCGGCATCCAGAAGGCCGGCAAGATCTTCATGGGCGCCCTGTCCCGCAAGACCTCGACCTGGCGCTACACGAACGTCCGCGCCGCCTCCGTCGCGGCCGTCATCGAGCTGTACGGCGCGAGCAGCGTGGAGTGCAACACCACCAAGGCCGCCTGGAGCGCGGTCAGCGTGGCGGCGGCGTCGGGTGAGCCCGCCTGCGGCACCCCGGGCAACGACTTCTCGCTCACGCTCAACCCGTCCTCCGGCAGCGCGACGCCGGGGCAGCAGGTCACGGCCACGGTGAACACGCAGACCACGTCCGGCAGCGCGCAGACCGTGAGCCTGTCGGCCTCCGGCCTGCCGTCCGGCACCACGGCGACCTTCAGCCCCACGTCGGTGACCTCGGGCAACTCCGCGACGCTGACGTTGCGGACCGGCTCGGGCACGCCGCAGGGCACGTACCCGATCACCGTGACGGGCACGGGCACCACCTCGCACACCGCGACCTACACCCTCACCGTCGGCCAGGGGCCGAACCCCGGTGACCCGCCGGACATCAGCCTGACCAACGTCAAGGCGCACCTGGCGCAGTTCCAGTCGATCGCGACGAGCAACGGCGGCAACCGCAGGTCCACGGGCAACGGGTACCTGCAGTCGGTGTCGTACCTCGAGGACAGGCTGCGCGCGGCCGGCTACACCGTGGTCAGGCAGAGCTGCACCACCACCTACTGCAGCAGCGGCGCCGGCCCGAACCTGATCGCCGACTGGCCGGGCGGCGACGCGAACCAGGTCATCATGTCCGGCGCGCACCTCGACAGCGTGGCGGCCGGGCCCGGCATCAACGACAACGCCTCCGGCTCGGCGAACCTGCTGGAGGTCGCGCTGACCCTCGCGCAGCGCAACCCGACGCTGGCCAAGCACGTCAGGTTCGGCTGGTGGACGGATGAGGAGCAGGGGCTCAACGGGTCGGAGTACTACGTGGCCTCGCTCAGCGCCGCCGAGCGGCAGCGGATCCAGGTCTACTACAACTACGACATGACGGGCTCCACCAACGGCGGCTACTTCATCAACAACATCAACACCGCCGGGGCCGCGTACCTGAAGGAGTTCTACGACCGGCTGAGCCTGCAGCCCGAGGAGAACGTCGAGGGCGCCAACCGCTCCGACGACGCCTCCTTCCGCAACGCGGGCATCGCCAGCTCCGGCGTCGCGGCCGGCGCCAGCGCCACCAAGACCTCGGCGCAGGCCGCCAAGTGGGGCGGCACGGCCGGGCGCGCGTACGACCCCTGCTACCACGCCTCCTGCGACACCACCTCCAACATCAACGACACCGTCCTGGACCGGGCGGCGGACGCGGCCATGTACGCGGTCTGGAAGCAGGCGGTCGGCGGCACCCCGCCCACCCGTGACTTCTCGATCTCGGCGAACCCGGCGAGCGGCACCGTGCAGGCGGGCTCGGCGGCCACGTCCACCATCGGCACCAGCACCACGGCCGGCACCGCCCAGACCGTGAACCTGGCGGCCTCCGGCCTGCCGACCGGGGCCACGGCCACGTTCAACCCGGCCTCGGTCACCTCCGGCGGCTCTTCCACGCTGACGATCTCGACCGCGCCCACCACCCCGGCCGGCAGCTACACCGTCACGGTGACCGGCACGGGCGAGACGGCCACGCGGACGACGACGTACGCGCTGACCGTCCAGGGCACCTCGGGCGGCAGGACGTTCACCAACAACACCGACTATCCGATCTACGACTTCAGCAACACGCAGAGCTCGATCACCTCCACCGCGACGGGCACCGCGACCACGCCGGTCCGGCTGTCCATCACGATCAGCCACACCTGCGCCGAGGACCTCGACATCTGGCTGCGCGGGCCCAACGGCACCTGGTACGCCGTCGACCGGTACGGCGGCACGACCTGCACCCCGTACGGCACCAGGACGTTCTCCGTCCCGGTGAGCCAGCAGGCGGCGGGCGCCTGGGTGCTCGACATCGAGGACGTCTACTCGGGTGACACCGGGTACCTCGACTCGTGGAGCATCACCGTCTAG
- a CDS encoding FAD-dependent monooxygenase yields MRNVLISGASIGGPALAYWLTRYGFKVTVVEKAPTLRPGGQAVDFKGETHLTVLRRMGILDDLRRVQTGGTDQEIVDANGRKLAILPGEFTGGALEIKRGDLARILYDRTAADCEYVFGDSITSLTDTPGGVQVTFERTTPRTYDLVVGADGIHSNVRRLTFGPESDYVRHLGYYYALVDIDGDFGGKPQLYNEPGRMVATGGPKAPAFFVFASGPLSYDRYDAGQQKEILARAYRGMGWRTPQIMAAVRHSDSVYLDSISQVRIDRYSQGRVALLGDAGYGNTLGGFGSGLAMVGAYVLAGELAAADGDHRPAFAEYERQFKQYAKIARNGNAGPFLAPATAARIRMRNMMFRSSFLMGLMTKMGDKFATDIALKSY; encoded by the coding sequence ATGCGAAACGTTCTCATCTCCGGCGCCAGCATCGGCGGCCCCGCCCTCGCCTACTGGCTCACCCGCTACGGCTTCAAGGTCACCGTCGTGGAGAAGGCCCCCACTCTGCGCCCCGGCGGCCAGGCGGTGGACTTCAAGGGTGAGACGCATCTCACCGTGTTGCGCCGCATGGGCATCCTGGACGACCTGCGCCGCGTCCAGACCGGTGGCACCGACCAGGAGATCGTGGACGCGAACGGCCGCAAGCTGGCCATCCTGCCCGGCGAGTTCACCGGCGGCGCCCTGGAGATCAAGCGCGGCGACCTGGCCAGGATCCTGTACGACCGCACCGCCGCCGACTGCGAGTATGTCTTCGGCGACTCGATCACCTCCCTCACCGACACCCCCGGCGGCGTCCAGGTCACCTTCGAGCGCACCACCCCCCGCACGTACGACCTGGTCGTCGGCGCGGACGGGATCCACTCGAACGTGCGCCGGCTGACCTTCGGCCCCGAGTCGGACTATGTCCGGCACCTCGGCTACTACTACGCCCTGGTGGACATCGACGGCGACTTCGGCGGCAAGCCGCAGCTGTACAACGAGCCCGGCAGGATGGTGGCGACCGGCGGGCCGAAGGCGCCGGCGTTCTTCGTCTTCGCCTCCGGGCCGCTGAGCTACGACCGCTACGACGCGGGGCAGCAGAAGGAGATCCTCGCGCGGGCGTACCGGGGCATGGGCTGGCGGACGCCGCAGATCATGGCGGCGGTGCGGCACTCGGACAGCGTGTACCTCGACTCGATCAGCCAGGTCAGGATCGACCGCTACAGCCAGGGCCGGGTGGCGCTGCTGGGCGACGCGGGCTACGGCAACACGCTGGGCGGCTTCGGCTCGGGCCTGGCGATGGTGGGCGCGTACGTGCTGGCCGGCGAGCTGGCGGCGGCGGACGGCGATCACCGCCCGGCCTTCGCCGAGTACGAGCGGCAGTTCAAGCAGTACGCCAAGATCGCCAGGAACGGCAACGCCGGCCCCTTCCTCGCTCCCGCCACGGCGGCGCGCATCCGCATGCGCAACATGATGTTCAGGTCGAGCTTCCTGATGGGTCTGATGACGAAGATGGGCGACAAGTTCGCCACGGACATCGCTCTCAAGTCGTACTGA
- a CDS encoding helix-turn-helix transcriptional regulator, which produces MASLASPALVGRDAPLRLLIGAVTCPPAVIQVQGEAGIGKTSLVRAAIEPLTPPAWTVLIGHCHQIREPFPYGPVFDALRHVASALPGHDRLSPVTGALRGYLPELAGHLPPAPSPPPMDDPRAERHHLFRAVHALLGAAGPVVLVVEDLHWADDGTRDLLRFLTDQPPEGLALVVTFRREELPVPGLPFGHAYRRAPGVRSEVISLTPLDVEGVRRLAGALLRSATVASGAAYGVGTPAASDGVGGPTASDGVGGPAASDGVGGPAALTTAFAAKLHDRTAGVPFVIEEVVRSLLDDEGRLPEPEALDRMGVPVLLREAMAERLTGLSPAALRVVHAAAVMGLPAEEPLINAVAGTPAPQPGLSQAPHAPGEPGAHEAPHGGPEAHEAPHGGPGLSEALQAGVLREHPDGLYGFRHALAQQAVYDAIPGPDRRLTHRRAMAALAALDPPPLVQLAHHARRAGDFAAWQRHGSAAADHAAAIGDIPLAVELLEGLLADPKLPRQARGPLALRLSRVAAIGLSHRRVVRILRHLLSDDFLSSQVRGEARLNLGVLLSNQAGAITAGRQEILAALPDLADSPSLAARGLALLAMPVWGGEPLAMHEEWMAQAEKLLVEDQDPELTAAVQANKVSLAMLVGSPDAFELAGTLPANDPSTAVRRQVARGYSNLYDAALALGHYAAAARFAERSRRVAEETGALYPAFLVEMSSIRLDLLTGRWEGLRERALAAVEMTYEAPLLAVEARLALGVLGLARGEWDEAGEHLEAAGVRDLDSGFLPVAVAGSSGLVELHLTRGALEPALAAADLAVTRLRRKGVWVWGDQLVPAAVHALLRAGRSQAAAGLVAEFAAGISGRNAPSAHAGLCLAEGSLAGDAGGFEEAARCYGRARAAYLAMPRPYAAARAAELEAGAWLAAAGHEERATHEQRTTRERSGAGEPGGAGEQRAAERERASHPELAIDRGRASPRGRAAGLIADAAERYAALGATHDAARCRRLLRELGPDRPPARRSRKAGGVLSPRESEVARLVALGRTNREIAEVLFLSQRTVDTHVARVLQKLGVRTRAEVREPRPEDRPGPVTPES; this is translated from the coding sequence ATGGCAAGTCTGGCTTCTCCTGCGCTGGTCGGGCGGGACGCCCCGCTGCGATTACTCATCGGCGCCGTCACCTGCCCGCCCGCCGTCATCCAGGTGCAGGGCGAGGCGGGGATCGGCAAGACCAGCCTCGTCCGTGCCGCGATCGAGCCGCTCACCCCGCCCGCCTGGACGGTGCTGATCGGCCACTGTCACCAGATCCGCGAGCCGTTCCCGTACGGGCCGGTGTTCGACGCGCTGCGGCACGTCGCGTCGGCCCTGCCCGGCCACGACCGGCTCAGCCCGGTCACCGGGGCGCTGCGCGGCTACCTGCCCGAGCTGGCGGGGCACCTGCCGCCCGCGCCGTCCCCGCCGCCCATGGACGATCCCCGGGCCGAGCGGCACCATCTGTTCCGTGCCGTGCACGCGCTGCTGGGCGCGGCCGGGCCGGTGGTGCTGGTGGTCGAGGACCTGCACTGGGCCGACGACGGCACCCGGGACCTGCTGCGCTTCCTCACCGACCAGCCGCCCGAGGGGCTGGCGCTGGTGGTGACGTTCCGGCGGGAGGAGCTGCCGGTGCCTGGGCTGCCGTTCGGGCACGCGTACCGGCGGGCGCCCGGGGTGCGCAGCGAGGTGATCTCGCTGACGCCGCTCGATGTGGAAGGGGTGCGCAGGCTGGCCGGGGCGCTGCTCCGCTCGGCCACCGTCGCGTCCGGCGCGGCTTACGGGGTGGGGACGCCCGCCGCGTCTGACGGGGTGGGCGGGCCCACCGCGTCGGACGGAGTGGGCGGGCCCGCCGCGTCGGACGGAGTGGGCGGGCCCGCCGCGCTCACCACCGCCTTCGCCGCGAAGCTGCACGATCGCACGGCCGGGGTGCCGTTCGTGATCGAGGAGGTGGTGCGGTCGCTGCTCGACGACGAGGGCCGCCTGCCCGAGCCAGAGGCGCTCGACCGGATGGGCGTGCCGGTGCTGCTGCGCGAGGCCATGGCCGAACGGCTCACCGGCCTGTCGCCCGCCGCGCTGCGCGTCGTGCACGCCGCCGCCGTCATGGGCCTGCCCGCCGAGGAGCCGCTCATCAACGCGGTCGCGGGCACACCGGCACCGCAGCCCGGCCTGAGCCAGGCGCCGCACGCGCCCGGCGAGCCGGGGGCGCACGAGGCACCGCACGGTGGTCCGGAGGCGCACGAGGCACCGCACGGCGGGCCGGGGTTGAGCGAGGCGTTGCAGGCGGGGGTGCTGCGGGAGCATCCCGACGGCCTGTACGGCTTCCGGCACGCCCTCGCCCAACAGGCCGTCTACGACGCCATCCCCGGCCCCGACCGCCGGCTCACGCACCGCCGCGCCATGGCCGCGCTGGCGGCGCTCGACCCGCCGCCCCTCGTCCAGCTCGCCCACCACGCCCGCCGCGCCGGGGACTTCGCCGCGTGGCAGCGGCACGGCAGCGCCGCCGCCGACCACGCCGCCGCCATCGGCGACATCCCGCTGGCCGTGGAGCTGCTGGAGGGGCTGCTCGCCGACCCGAAGCTGCCCAGGCAGGCCCGCGGGCCGCTGGCGCTGCGGCTCAGCCGCGTCGCCGCGATCGGCCTGTCGCACCGCCGCGTCGTCCGCATCCTGCGCCACCTGCTGTCCGACGACTTCCTGTCCTCGCAGGTACGCGGCGAGGCCCGGCTGAACCTGGGCGTGCTGCTGTCCAACCAGGCGGGCGCCATCACGGCGGGCCGCCAGGAGATCCTCGCCGCGCTGCCCGACCTGGCCGACAGCCCCTCCCTGGCCGCCCGCGGCCTGGCGTTGCTGGCCATGCCCGTGTGGGGCGGCGAGCCGCTGGCCATGCACGAGGAGTGGATGGCGCAGGCGGAGAAGCTGCTCGTGGAGGACCAGGACCCGGAGCTGACCGCCGCCGTCCAGGCCAACAAGGTGAGCCTGGCCATGCTCGTCGGCTCCCCCGACGCGTTCGAGCTGGCGGGCACGCTGCCGGCCAACGACCCGTCCACCGCCGTACGCCGCCAGGTGGCGCGCGGCTACTCCAACCTCTACGACGCCGCGCTCGCCCTCGGCCACTACGCCGCGGCGGCGCGGTTCGCGGAGCGGAGCAGGCGCGTCGCCGAGGAGACCGGCGCGTTGTACCCGGCGTTCCTGGTCGAGATGTCGTCGATCCGGCTCGACCTGCTGACCGGCCGCTGGGAGGGCCTGCGCGAGCGGGCGCTGGCCGCCGTCGAGATGACGTACGAGGCGCCGCTGCTCGCCGTCGAGGCCCGGCTCGCGCTCGGCGTGCTCGGCCTGGCCAGGGGCGAGTGGGACGAGGCCGGCGAGCACCTGGAGGCGGCCGGCGTGCGGGACCTGGACTCGGGGTTCCTGCCGGTCGCCGTGGCGGGGTCGAGCGGGCTGGTCGAGCTGCACCTCACCAGGGGCGCGCTGGAGCCCGCCCTCGCGGCGGCCGACCTGGCGGTGACGCGGCTGCGGCGCAAGGGCGTGTGGGTGTGGGGCGATCAGCTCGTCCCGGCGGCCGTCCACGCGCTGCTGCGGGCGGGGCGGTCGCAGGCGGCGGCGGGGCTGGTGGCCGAGTTCGCGGCGGGCATCTCGGGCAGGAACGCGCCGTCCGCGCACGCGGGGCTCTGCCTGGCCGAGGGGTCGCTGGCCGGTGACGCGGGGGGCTTCGAGGAGGCTGCCCGGTGTTACGGGCGGGCGCGGGCGGCGTACCTCGCGATGCCACGTCCGTACGCGGCGGCGCGCGCTGCCGAGCTGGAGGCGGGCGCCTGGCTCGCCGCGGCCGGCCACGAGGAGCGCGCCACGCACGAGCAGCGCACCACGCGCGAGAGGAGCGGCGCTGGCGAGCCGGGCGGCGCTGGCGAGCAGCGCGCTGCTGAGCGAGAGCGGGCCTCGCACCCGGAGCTGGCCATCGACCGGGGGCGGGCCTCGCCTCGGGGGCGGGCCGCCGGCCTGATCGCGGACGCCGCCGAGCGGTACGCCGCGCTGGGCGCCACGCACGACGCCGCCCGCTGCCGCCGCCTCCTGCGCGAGCTGGGCCCCGACCGCCCGCCGGCCCGCCGCAGCAGGAAGGCCGGCGGGGTGTTGTCGCCGCGCGAGAGCGAGGTGGCCAGGCTGGTGGCGCTGGGCCGGACGAACAGGGAGATCGCCGAGGTGCTGTTCCTGTCCCAGCGCACGGTGGACACGCACGTCGCCCGCGTGCTGCAGAAGCTCGGCGTGCGCACGCGGGCGGAGGTGAGAGAGCCCCGGCCGGAGGACCGGCCGGGGCCCGTCACCCCCGAGTCGTGA
- a CDS encoding BTAD domain-containing putative transcriptional regulator: MQFGVLGPLAVRRADGEGIAVGGPRPRALLAMLLLDAGRLVSLERLIDGQYGDRPPSGAANAVQAQVSRLRRQLPAGLIESHGTGYRLAAERDAVDAHRFERLAREGRGLLAAGRHAQAARVLRAALRLWRGPAFADVADAPFAGPQVVRLEELRLAATEDLHEAELSLPDAGPSAGLRELVTAHPLRERARGLLMRALHAAGRQAEALAAYEEGRRLLADELGADPSPELAALHLEILRGSSSPERPARAVLPAQLTSFVGREEELSRLAVLRAARLVTIVGPGGTGKTRLAIEAATRYPPATVVPSHDGGGVAPAAGPVAFVDLSLVDAPTDTRTGAQVVQVVLGALGLREPALRPAAGGPEPVERVVAALAGQELLLVLDNCEHVVGEAATLARRLLAQCPGLTVLATSREPLGITGEHLVPLSPLPTPPPGADDPLAYPAVRLFVDRAAAVRQGFALGEHNLEAVLRICAALDGLPLAIELAAARVRTFGVAEIADRLAEHGRFRLLSRGDRTAAARHQTLHAVVEWSWSLLGPEEQALARRLSVFTGGATLEAVEHVCRDDDGKGEDPAGVLADLVDKSLVETDGERYQMLDTIRLFCLERLAEAGEEERLRRAHAAWFLDLAGRAHEHLYRAEQLTWLASLSADNANLQSALRWSVRHDRPTAWRLVGTLGMYWWLTGRRGQAVRHAERLLDAAGAEVPAGLAEEYVLAVLHAVPGTGSPHWERAKRIVGALDRPMRYQFGVALWGMLAGPPEGGLPAARKRWAIRNDPWSRALDRLGVALMTLHDGLLTEAETRMEQVLADFGALGERWGMGQALDWLALIASWRGDWRRAMELWERALALFAELGALDELADVLSRRGNAHWRAGDAEAARADNERAGELERRLGRPELMAWVQLQLGDISRLQGDLPAAARRLDAALSGSGTGAFTAGGTRSRVFTALGRLAAARGDAEEAGRMHAEALAGALGSPLASDVAEVAEGLAGHALFQATHSMVPAAPELGPGSGAPKRREAGARRAAVLLGIGAAVRGMAVAGDRDVAATAAGATRVLGPEAFAAAYAKGAAMSREEALTTLRAAIDR; the protein is encoded by the coding sequence GTGCAGTTCGGCGTCCTGGGTCCGCTCGCGGTCCGTCGCGCCGACGGCGAGGGGATCGCCGTCGGCGGGCCCCGGCCGCGCGCGCTGCTGGCGATGCTGCTGCTGGACGCGGGGCGCCTGGTCAGCCTCGAACGCCTCATCGACGGCCAGTACGGCGACCGGCCCCCGTCCGGTGCGGCCAACGCCGTGCAGGCCCAGGTCTCACGGCTGCGGCGGCAGCTGCCCGCCGGCCTGATCGAGTCCCACGGGACGGGCTACCGGCTGGCCGCCGAACGCGACGCCGTGGACGCGCACCGCTTCGAACGGCTGGCACGCGAGGGACGCGGGCTGCTCGCGGCAGGCCGGCACGCGCAGGCGGCCCGCGTGCTGCGGGCGGCGCTGAGGCTGTGGCGCGGCCCTGCCTTCGCGGACGTGGCCGACGCGCCGTTCGCGGGGCCGCAGGTGGTGCGGCTGGAGGAGCTGCGGCTGGCCGCCACCGAGGACCTGCACGAGGCCGAGCTCTCCCTGCCCGACGCCGGGCCCTCGGCCGGGCTGCGCGAGCTGGTCACCGCCCACCCGCTGCGCGAACGCGCCCGCGGGCTGCTGATGCGGGCCCTGCACGCGGCGGGGCGGCAGGCCGAGGCGCTGGCCGCGTACGAGGAAGGGCGGCGGCTGCTCGCCGACGAGCTCGGCGCGGACCCGTCACCCGAGCTGGCGGCCCTGCATCTGGAGATCCTGCGCGGGTCGTCGTCGCCGGAGCGTCCGGCACGGGCGGTGCTGCCCGCGCAGCTCACCAGCTTCGTGGGGCGGGAGGAGGAGCTCTCCCGGCTGGCCGTCCTGCGTGCGGCGCGGCTCGTCACGATCGTGGGGCCGGGAGGCACAGGCAAGACCCGCCTGGCCATCGAGGCCGCCACCCGCTACCCGCCCGCCACGGTGGTCCCGTCGCATGACGGCGGTGGGGTCGCGCCCGCTGCCGGTCCGGTGGCGTTCGTGGACCTGTCACTCGTGGACGCCCCGACAGACACGCGCACCGGCGCGCAGGTGGTGCAGGTGGTGCTCGGGGCGCTCGGATTGCGGGAGCCCGCGCTCAGGCCGGCCGCCGGTGGGCCGGAGCCCGTCGAACGGGTCGTGGCCGCGCTGGCCGGGCAGGAGCTGCTGCTCGTCCTGGACAACTGCGAGCACGTCGTCGGCGAGGCCGCCACGCTCGCCCGCCGCCTGCTCGCCCAGTGCCCCGGCCTGACCGTCCTGGCCACCAGCAGGGAGCCGCTGGGCATCACCGGCGAGCACCTCGTCCCCCTCTCGCCCCTGCCCACCCCACCGCCCGGCGCGGACGACCCGCTGGCCTACCCGGCCGTGCGGTTGTTCGTCGACCGGGCGGCGGCCGTGCGGCAGGGGTTCGCGCTCGGGGAGCACAACCTGGAGGCGGTGCTGCGGATCTGCGCCGCGCTCGACGGGCTGCCGCTGGCCATCGAGCTGGCGGCGGCGCGGGTGCGGACGTTCGGGGTGGCGGAGATCGCCGATCGGCTGGCCGAGCACGGGCGGTTCCGGCTGCTCTCGCGCGGCGACCGCACGGCCGCCGCCCGGCACCAGACCCTGCACGCGGTGGTGGAGTGGAGCTGGAGCCTGCTCGGGCCGGAGGAGCAGGCGCTGGCCAGACGCTTGTCGGTGTTCACCGGCGGCGCGACGCTGGAGGCGGTCGAACACGTCTGCCGCGACGACGACGGCAAGGGGGAGGATCCGGCCGGCGTGCTGGCCGACCTGGTGGACAAGTCGTTGGTCGAGACCGACGGCGAGCGGTACCAGATGCTCGACACGATCCGCCTGTTCTGCCTGGAGCGGCTGGCGGAGGCGGGTGAGGAGGAGCGGCTGCGGCGCGCCCACGCCGCCTGGTTCCTGGACCTGGCCGGACGCGCCCACGAACACCTCTACCGGGCCGAGCAGCTCACCTGGCTGGCCTCGCTGTCGGCCGACAACGCCAACCTCCAATCGGCCCTGCGCTGGAGCGTGCGGCACGACAGGCCGACCGCGTGGCGGCTGGTGGGCACGCTGGGCATGTACTGGTGGCTGACGGGGCGGCGCGGCCAGGCCGTCCGGCACGCGGAGCGGCTGCTCGACGCCGCCGGGGCCGAGGTGCCGGCCGGGCTGGCGGAGGAGTACGTGCTGGCCGTGCTGCACGCCGTGCCCGGCACCGGTTCGCCGCACTGGGAGCGGGCGAAGCGGATCGTCGGGGCGCTGGACCGGCCGATGCGCTACCAGTTCGGGGTGGCGCTGTGGGGCATGCTCGCGGGCCCGCCCGAGGGTGGGCTGCCGGCGGCGCGGAAGCGGTGGGCGATCAGGAACGATCCGTGGAGCCGCGCGCTCGACCGGCTCGGCGTCGCGCTGATGACGCTGCACGACGGGCTGCTCACCGAGGCGGAGACCCGGATGGAGCAGGTGCTGGCCGACTTCGGCGCGCTGGGCGAGCGGTGGGGCATGGGGCAGGCGCTCGACTGGCTGGCCCTCATCGCGAGCTGGCGGGGCGACTGGCGGCGGGCGATGGAGCTGTGGGAGCGGGCGCTCGCCCTGTTCGCGGAGCTGGGTGCGCTGGACGAGCTGGCGGACGTGCTGAGCAGGCGGGGCAACGCGCACTGGCGGGCGGGCGACGCCGAGGCCGCGCGTGCCGACAACGAGCGGGCGGGCGAGCTGGAGCGGCGGCTGGGGCGGCCGGAGCTGATGGCCTGGGTGCAGCTCCAGCTCGGGGACATCTCGCGGCTCCAGGGTGATCTGCCCGCGGCGGCGCGGCGGCTCGACGCGGCGCTGTCCGGCTCGGGGACCGGCGCGTTCACCGCCGGTGGGACGAGGTCGCGCGTGTTCACCGCGCTGGGGCGGCTGGCCGCTGCCCGGGGGGATGCGGAGGAGGCCGGGCGGATGCACGCCGAGGCGCTGGCGGGGGCGCTGGGCTCGCCGCTGGCCAGCGACGTGGCGGAGGTCGCGGAGGGGCTGGCCGGTCACGCCCTCTTCCAAGCGACCCACAGCATGGTGCCCGCCGCTCCGGAGCTGGGGCCCGGCTCGGGGGCTCCGAAGCGGCGGGAGGCGGGTGCGCGGCGGGCGGCGGTGTTGCTCGGGATCGGGGCGGCGGTGCGGGGCATGGCCGTGGCCGGGGATCGCGACGTGGCCGCGACGGCGGCGGGAGCCACCCGCGTGCTCGGGCCCGAGGCGTTCGCGGCGGCGTACGCGAAGGGGGCGGCGATGAGCCGGGAGGAGGCGCTGACAACCCTGCGCGCCGCCATCGACCGGTAG